The Primulina tabacum isolate GXHZ01 chromosome 7, ASM2559414v2, whole genome shotgun sequence genome includes a window with the following:
- the LOC142552383 gene encoding uncharacterized protein LOC142552383 — protein sequence MVGRPPWQNRNPRYPYADREERQENRQENGPPPAVNLSRADLIAIATIVTTTLQGLGNQNANQPPPPPPPNGIKFHYESLRKNRCPIFRGDADPKVGQRLLKSVETQLRLLEVPEALKVDVIVPFLEDSAAKWWEAVSPAMIAAGPITWQNFRETFLKQYYPVEVRLQKLSEFENLTQAPDMSVVEYTSHFNALGSYAPAIMADEVLKLHRFKKGLNSRIQLALAVYQPANFSDLMSAAIRAETDIRRREGENKNKRPYIGQSSQSG from the coding sequence ATGGTCGGCAGACCCCCATGGCAAAACCGCAACCCGCGTTACCCTTATGCCGATCGCGAAGAGAGACAGGAGAATCGACAGGAGAATGGACCACCGCCTGCAGTTAATCTAAGCCGAGCTGATCTTATAGCCATAGCCACCATAGTGACGACAACACTGCAAGGGTTGGGAAACCAAAATGCCAAtcaaccacctccaccaccaccaccaaatGGAATCAAATTTCATTATGAATCCCTCCGAAAGAACAGATGTCCGATATTCAGAGGGGACGCTGATCCCAAAGTTGGCCAGAGATTGCTAAAGAGTGTCGAGACTCAGTTAAGGCTTTTGGAAGTTCCCGAGGCACTCAAAGTGGATGTGATTGTGCCTTTCCTGGAAGACAGTGCAGCTAAATGGTGGGAAGCAGTCTCGCCAGCCATGATCGCTGCTGGACCAATCACGTGGCAAAACTTTCGAGAAACATTTCTGAAACAGTACTATCCGGTAGAGGTCAGATTGCAGAAGTTAAGTGAGTTTGAAAATCTCACTCAAGCTCCAGATATGTCAGTAGTGGAGTACACATCTCACTTTAATGCCCTTGGATCGTATGCTCCGGCAATCATGGCAGACGAAGTTTTGAAGCTGCACCGtttcaagaagggattgaacagccgAATCCAGTTGGCCTTAGCAGTTTATCAGCCCGCCAATTTTTCAGATCTTATGAGCGCAGCTATCCGAGCTGAAACCGATATCCGTAGAAGAGAGGGAGAGAATAAGAACAAGCGTCCTTATATCGGTCAGTCTTCTCAGAGTGGTTAG